From the Planktothricoides raciborskii GIHE-MW2 genome, the window CAACCACTGCCCGGAAAACCGGAAGAGATTTTGGTGGTGGTCGATCGCACTTTACGGGAATGGAGTAGTCAGAGTTATTTCTTAGTTGCTAATGGGGACAAATTAGAAATTAACTGGTTTGATTCTGCCCCAGAAAGTCCCATTCTCGGACAAGTTATCGTGGTTTTACGACCGAAAAAGATTTTTGATGAGAATGCCGTGACTGAACCTTGGCAAATGGATGATTAACGGTTAACTAGCAATTAACTAGCCAGTAGCCTTCAAGATTCGCATACATACATAATTTGTGTTTTATCTATGTTTTATTTATGTTTTTGCGAATCTTGAATCCCTCGATAGACTCCGATGGACAATTGATGATTTTTGTCTAAAAAAATCAGAGCAAATCAATGGTGATTTTGTCTAAAATCGGCGAAAAAATTAGGGGTTTTTATCGGGCTAAAATAGCCATTTTTGCACTTGAAGTAAGCTTTTCCATTCCGGTTTTCTGGTCAAGCCATCGGCGATATTTTGTTTCACTTCATCGTGCAATTCTGAGGAAGCGATGATTAGTTGTTGGGTTAATTCAATATGCGGACGAACCCCTTTTTCGCCACTGTCGAGCATGGCTACCGCTAGGTTTACCCGGGCTTGTGGATCTTGAGGATTCAGTTTTACGGCTTTTTGAGCCGCTTTATAAGCATTTTTCGGTTTATCGACTAATAAGTATAGCCAAGCTAAACAAGTCCAAGCATTGCTATTTTTGGGGGTGCGATCGCACAGGTCTTTAAATACAGGAATCAGGGTAGCTGGGTCTTCCCCCGCTTGATAGCGTTGTAAACCCTCATTAAACAGTTCGTCGATTTGAGTCATGTCTTTAATTAGATAATTCGATTCGTGGATAATTTTTCTGGTCTGGTTATTGGTTGATTGTTGTTGGTTGTTGGTTATTGGTTATTTGCTGTTCGTTTTGAAAATCCAATCACAAACAACCAACAACAACAAACAACCAACCAATAACGATAACCGCGATCGCGGTTAATAACCAACAGTCAAGATACCAGATTTAAGCCGAAAAGGAATTACCACAGCCACAAGTTTGGGTGGCGTTGGGGTTGGTAAACTGGAAACCACCGCCAATCATGGCATTTTTATAATCCAGGACAAGGCCATAGAGATAAAGTAAACTTTTAGGGTCGCAAACCACCTTAAAGCCCTCGTAATCGTAAACTTCGTCTTTCTCGGTGATTTGGCTGGCGTCTTCAAAGTCCATTGTGTAGGACATACCAGAGCAACCCCCTTGACGGACTCCCACACGCAAGCAGAGGTCTTTTTCTTGTTGCTTACGCAGTAGTTGAATCTGCTGGAGAGCGCTTTCGGTCATTTGGATGCCTTTTTGCGACGACTGAGTTGCTGTTGCCATCAGGTTCTAAGACTCCTTCTTGAATATAGGATAATGAGTTATTTTCATTTTAGCCCCATTGCTGCTTTGTGCCACTGGACTCGATATGTCAAAATGAAAGCGGTTCCTTAACCCGATAAAATGGTGAAAATGGTGAAAAGGGTGAAAGCAGAATGGTTGAATGGGGTCAAATCCTCTGCTGGGCGCCAAGTCATGGCTGGTTGCCAAGTCATTGGGCTAGGCAAAACGTCAGAAGTCGTCAATAATACTGATTGTAATTTTGAACCACTTTGTAGGATGTTAGGTAAGGAATGTGACTCCATATTTCTCGATCGCGATAATTGCTGCGGAAAAAGATCCTCACTAGGTCTATTGTTGTCCTCTACAAACTCCCGGATTTATTCCCTAACTGGTTCCATAATTCGTTAATTTATTTATAAATTTATGGCTGCATTGAATCGCTCCACTCGTCGTCGCTTAAAAAAACTGCCACAAATTCCCAACAGCGTGTGGGAGGGCGATCGCCGTCGGTTAGCTCAACCGTTACCGATGGGCTATATAGATGACCCACAAAATCCAGACGGTGGCGGCGATTGTATTTTGTGGGTGGATGGATCCCAAGGAATTGTCCGAGCAATGGATGTGGTGTCCCCACAAACTGGACCTGCGGCAGTTGTCCGCACGTTGTTGCGAGGGATGGAGCATCCTCACAGTCCCGGAAATCCGGCTCGTCCGCAGAAAATTGTGGTCAAAGACCGGGAAATTCAGTTTTTCTTGCGGGGAGTGCTGCAAGAACTGGACATTGATATTGAATATGTCCCGGACTTACCTTTAATTGATGAAATCTTTCGCGGTTTTTCCGAGGCGATGGATAATCGACCGGAAGCGTTACCCCGGAAATATGCCAGCTTATTGCTAGAGAAAAGCTATCAAATTTGGCAAGATGCCCCTTGGGAATTCCTGGGAGATCACCAAATTTTGACAGTGGAAATCAATCAGTGGGATGTGGACAATATTTATATTTGTGTGATGGGGATGCTGGGCCTCGATTATGGCATTTTGTTATATCGGTCTTTGGATTCCCTGAAGCAGTTTCGCCAACGCGCCATTGAAAGAGAGTCTGGGGAAGATATCGAAGAAGCTTTTCTCTCCCAAGATTGTTTATTTGTCACCTTTGAAAGCGCTGAAGAATTAGACGATGATGATGAGATCGATCTGGCGAATGCAGATGTAGAAGATATTGAGCCTTCGTTTGGCAATTTGCATCCCCTGGAAGGACTGCGGTCAATTCTTTATGAAGAGGAAGCACTGATTACCCTAGTTTCCCTGGAAGCTTTGCATCGCTTTATTAAATCCTATCGCCGCAAATTGGCCGATAATGAGTTTCCGACGTTAAGTAGTCGCTATAGAATTCCGGTGCCCCCAGAAGCGGAATTGGGCAAAAGGGAAATATCGGTGCAAGTGGCTACCCTGCCAGAGGTGTCTGAAGAACTCTATCAAATGAGTCTGATTGCTCAACGTCAACGGGAAGAGATGGAGGCGCCGCCTCGGTTACAAGATGACCTGGTGCCGGAAAATTCTTTTTTGGGTTTAGGGTTGATTCCTTGGGATGTTGTGGAGCTACTGCGGCAAAGGTTGAGTTGTTATCAGTCCGCTGATGTGACCCAAGATGGGGATGGGTTGCCGGTGATTTTGATTCAAACCACGCGACCCAAGGCGAAAAAGTTGATTGCCGATTTGGATCGGGTCGGCCCGATTCAAGGAATTGGATTTAATCAGGGAGAGGAACCGGGAATCGATCAGCGTTATGACCTGGGCATTTTACAGAGCAAAAACGGTGATTTACATTTGTTTGGGGAATTTTTAGAGGATGACCCGGTTCATCAAGAGGCGCGGAAAAAGTGGGACGATCGCTGCCAAAAAACTCAGGGCTATTGCGGATTGTTAATTGCTATGGGTTTAACCGGGGCTTCCCGAGGCAATCCCCAACTGAAAGATATGATGGGCCTGTTTGAGGTGCGATCGCTCTCGGAAAAAGACTTAGGACTCGGTGTGCTCCGCCGAATGCCGATTATACCGATGCCTCCCCTTTAAATTCCCTTTAAATTGTTTCAAGTCCAAGCCCGGAAAAAGGTGTTGTCTTCCCATTGGGCTGCGGTGCGTTGTTCAATTTGGGCGATCGCGGTTTGACTCAGGGGTTGAAACCCTTGGGCAACCGCCACATTCGCCGCCAACTGTGCCACACTATCTGCGGCGACGATACAACAATGCACTCCGGGCTGAGAGAGGCTATAGCCCATTGCTTGCGCCATGCCATCGAGAACCCCAGAGGTCAAAAGTTTGCCGTAAGCGGGGACTTTCATGGCAATGACGCCAATATTTTTCCGTTGGGCAACGGGTAAGACTTGGGAAATAAAGGAACGGGGATGATGGCGTTCGGCGGCATTCACGGGAATTAATGTGGTGTCAAAGGGATACCGCTCTAATCCTTTGACAATAATATCCGGTTCGTGGTGTCCGGTGATGCCGCTAAACCGGATAATTTTTTGGGCTTTGGCTTCTTCGATCGCTTTGATCGCCCCGTTAGACTGAAAAATTTGGTCTAATTCCGAGTCAAAGGATACATGGTGCAGTTGCCACAGGTCGAGATAGTCCGAGTTCAAGCGTTGCAGCGATCGCTCTAATTCTCGCCAAGCCCCATCCCGATCTCGGGCAGAAGTTTTCGAGGCGAGGAATATCTGCGATCGGTACGGTGGCAAGACTTTTCCTAAATAATCTTCACTCGGCCCATAACTTGGTGCCGTATCAAAATAGCGAATGCCTAATTCCAGGGCTTGTTCAATAATTTTGACGGCGGCTGATTCTTGATCCAATTTAGACAAAGGAGTTTGTCGAGAAGCACCGCCAAGGCCAAAAATCGGCAGGGACTGCCCCGTATTACCTAATAATCGTTCTGGTATGGTTGGGTTGACCGGCAGAGTTAAAGGTATGTTGCTGCTGGGGGGGACATTCGCGGATTTTTCCGGTTGACTTGAGGCAGAACAAGCGATCGCCCCTCCAGCCGCCATCATACTTAGGGTTAAAAAAGACCGGCGCGTGGTTTTTATGGCTTTTTTCGTCATTTTGTCCTCTTTATTTTATTTTGTTTCAGTTTTTTATTTTTCTATATTTTATTTATAATTCCCTTCCCTTTGATTTTGTCTTGGTTTAATGGTGATGAAAATCAGTTTAACTAATGATCTCCATCACATAAACTTTGGATTTATGTCACGAAAATTACTGCGTAAAATCACCAGGGTGGCTGCTTAAAATCACCAAAATTATTAAAAAAATATTAGAGAATATATGGTGAATAGTCAATTGAAGTCACGATCATGATGCCAGATCAAAGTTATCTCATCTATTCTCAGGTGAGTAAGCTATTTAGCAAAATCTGGAGTCAAGGCGGTTTAACTGCGAGCGATCGCCAACGACTGATGTTTGCCCTGCTGAAAACCTCCCTGTGTGAAGAAGAACTGTCTACCATCGATCGCATACTCCATGCGGTT encodes:
- a CDS encoding iron-sulfur cluster assembly accessory protein, translating into MATATQSSQKGIQMTESALQQIQLLRKQQEKDLCLRVGVRQGGCSGMSYTMDFEDASQITEKDEVYDYEGFKVVCDPKSLLYLYGLVLDYKNAMIGGGFQFTNPNATQTCGCGNSFSA
- a CDS encoding M48 family metallopeptidase gives rise to the protein MTQIDELFNEGLQRYQAGEDPATLIPVFKDLCDRTPKNSNAWTCLAWLYLLVDKPKNAYKAAQKAVKLNPQDPQARVNLAVAMLDSGEKGVRPHIELTQQLIIASSELHDEVKQNIADGLTRKPEWKSLLQVQKWLF
- a CDS encoding DUF6930 domain-containing protein, coding for MAALNRSTRRRLKKLPQIPNSVWEGDRRRLAQPLPMGYIDDPQNPDGGGDCILWVDGSQGIVRAMDVVSPQTGPAAVVRTLLRGMEHPHSPGNPARPQKIVVKDREIQFFLRGVLQELDIDIEYVPDLPLIDEIFRGFSEAMDNRPEALPRKYASLLLEKSYQIWQDAPWEFLGDHQILTVEINQWDVDNIYICVMGMLGLDYGILLYRSLDSLKQFRQRAIERESGEDIEEAFLSQDCLFVTFESAEELDDDDEIDLANADVEDIEPSFGNLHPLEGLRSILYEEEALITLVSLEALHRFIKSYRRKLADNEFPTLSSRYRIPVPPEAELGKREISVQVATLPEVSEELYQMSLIAQRQREEMEAPPRLQDDLVPENSFLGLGLIPWDVVELLRQRLSCYQSADVTQDGDGLPVILIQTTRPKAKKLIADLDRVGPIQGIGFNQGEEPGIDQRYDLGILQSKNGDLHLFGEFLEDDPVHQEARKKWDDRCQKTQGYCGLLIAMGLTGASRGNPQLKDMMGLFEVRSLSEKDLGLGVLRRMPIIPMPPL
- a CDS encoding aldo/keto reductase; the protein is MTKKAIKTTRRSFLTLSMMAAGGAIACSASSQPEKSANVPPSSNIPLTLPVNPTIPERLLGNTGQSLPIFGLGGASRQTPLSKLDQESAAVKIIEQALELGIRYFDTAPSYGPSEDYLGKVLPPYRSQIFLASKTSARDRDGAWRELERSLQRLNSDYLDLWQLHHVSFDSELDQIFQSNGAIKAIEEAKAQKIIRFSGITGHHEPDIIVKGLERYPFDTTLIPVNAAERHHPRSFISQVLPVAQRKNIGVIAMKVPAYGKLLTSGVLDGMAQAMGYSLSQPGVHCCIVAADSVAQLAANVAVAQGFQPLSQTAIAQIEQRTAAQWEDNTFFRAWT